In Streptantibioticus cattleyicolor NRRL 8057 = DSM 46488, a genomic segment contains:
- a CDS encoding uracil-DNA glycosylase, with translation MAGRPLNEIVEADWAEALAPVADRIAAMGDFLRAEIAAGRTYLPAGQHVLRAFQQPFKQVRVLIVGQDPYPTPGHAVGLSFSVAPDVRPLPGSLVNIFREYQQDLGHPPPSNGDLTPWTRNGVLLLNRALTTAPRRPAAHRGKGWEEVTEQAIRALVARGTPLVSILWGRDARNLRPLLGQLPAIESAHPSPMSADRGFFGSRPFSRANELLVRQGAEPVDWRLP, from the coding sequence GTGGCTGGACGACCCTTGAACGAGATCGTCGAGGCGGACTGGGCCGAGGCGCTCGCGCCGGTGGCGGACCGGATCGCCGCGATGGGCGACTTCCTGCGCGCCGAGATCGCCGCGGGACGCACGTATCTGCCCGCCGGACAGCATGTGCTGCGCGCCTTCCAGCAGCCGTTCAAACAGGTGCGGGTGCTCATCGTCGGGCAGGATCCGTATCCGACGCCGGGTCACGCGGTGGGGCTGAGCTTCTCGGTCGCCCCGGACGTGCGGCCGCTGCCGGGCAGCCTGGTGAACATCTTCCGGGAATACCAGCAGGACCTGGGCCATCCGCCGCCGTCCAACGGGGATCTGACGCCGTGGACCCGCAACGGTGTGCTGCTGCTCAACAGGGCGCTGACCACCGCCCCGCGCCGCCCCGCCGCCCACCGCGGCAAGGGCTGGGAGGAGGTCACCGAGCAGGCGATCCGGGCGCTGGTGGCCCGTGGTACGCCGCTGGTGTCGATCCTGTGGGGGCGGGACGCGCGCAATCTGCGCCCGCTGCTCGGCCAGTTGCCGGCCATCGAGTCGGCGCACCCGTCGCCGATGTCCGCCGACCGCGGCTTCTTCGGCTCGCGGCCGTTCAGCCGGGCCAACGAACTGCTGGTCCGCCAGGGTGCCGAGCCGGTGGACTGGCGCCTGCCGTGA